A genomic window from Agrobacterium larrymoorei includes:
- the msrB gene encoding peptide-methionine (R)-S-oxide reductase MsrB, with the protein MSDLKSPKITKTDAEWREQLTPEQYRILREHGTERAFTGPYWNSTEKGLYRCAACDEPLFISDTKFDAGCGWPSYFEPVKPDAVTEHRDVSYGMVRTEIRCANCGGHLGHVFPDGPPPTGLRYCINGHSMVFEPQA; encoded by the coding sequence ATGAGCGATCTCAAATCTCCCAAAATCACCAAGACCGATGCCGAATGGCGTGAACAGCTCACGCCGGAACAGTATCGAATCCTTCGCGAACACGGCACCGAGCGTGCCTTTACCGGCCCCTATTGGAACAGCACTGAAAAGGGCCTGTACCGTTGCGCCGCCTGTGACGAGCCGCTCTTCATCTCCGACACCAAGTTCGACGCCGGTTGCGGGTGGCCGAGCTATTTCGAGCCGGTCAAACCGGATGCCGTCACCGAGCATCGCGATGTAAGCTATGGCATGGTGCGCACGGAGATCCGCTGCGCCAATTGTGGCGGTCATCTTGGCCACGTCTTCCCCGACGGCCCACCCCCGACTGGCCTTCGTTACTGCATCAACGGCCACTCCATGGTGTTTGAACCGCAAGCGTAA
- a CDS encoding biotin transporter BioY, with translation MQNIQISSTLRSTRSLPRQALTVIAGVALMTLAAKTQVTFWPVPMTLHTLAVMGFAVALGPRMACAIFIAYLSAGAAGLPVFSGSPERGVGLAYMMGPTGGYLAGFLVASGLTGWLAQNGTLLRRVFAMLVGLVVVYAFGMAWLLAFLPAAKVLSVGVAPFILGDLLKIGVVAAASMLLPHVKATEKAAND, from the coding sequence ATGCAAAACATTCAGATATCCTCCACGCTTCGTTCAACACGCAGTCTGCCTCGTCAGGCTCTTACGGTCATCGCTGGCGTGGCACTAATGACGCTGGCAGCGAAGACGCAGGTTACCTTTTGGCCGGTACCGATGACGCTCCATACGTTGGCGGTGATGGGCTTTGCCGTCGCGCTTGGGCCGCGCATGGCCTGCGCCATCTTCATTGCCTATCTGTCAGCGGGTGCTGCTGGACTGCCTGTTTTCTCGGGCTCCCCCGAGCGCGGCGTCGGGCTGGCCTACATGATGGGGCCTACCGGCGGATATCTTGCCGGCTTCCTTGTGGCCTCCGGGCTCACGGGATGGCTTGCTCAAAACGGGACGTTGTTGCGACGTGTTTTCGCCATGCTGGTCGGACTTGTCGTGGTCTATGCCTTCGGTATGGCATGGCTGCTGGCCTTCCTTCCCGCAGCAAAGGTGCTTTCCGTCGGCGTTGCACCTTTCATCCTTGGCGATCTGCTGAAGATCGGCGTCGTCGCTGCTGCTTCGATGCTTCTGCCTCACGTCAAGGCCACGGAGAAAGCTGCCAATGACTAA
- a CDS encoding GNAT family N-acetyltransferase: MSIQLRDATVEDLTGIMEIYNDAVENTTAIWNEILVDLDNRKEWFKLRKERGFPVIVAIKDGAVVGYASFGDWRPFDGYRHTREHSVYVHKDARGHGIGRLLMLSLIEHANAAGVHVMIGAIESENVASIRLHEKLGFRVAGQYSEVGKKFGRWLDLTTMELRVPS, encoded by the coding sequence ATGAGCATTCAACTGCGCGACGCCACCGTCGAAGACCTGACCGGTATCATGGAAATCTACAATGATGCCGTGGAGAACACGACCGCCATCTGGAACGAAATCCTGGTGGATCTCGATAACCGCAAGGAATGGTTCAAGCTGCGCAAAGAGCGCGGCTTTCCGGTGATCGTGGCGATCAAGGACGGTGCAGTCGTTGGCTACGCCTCGTTTGGCGACTGGCGCCCATTTGACGGTTATCGCCACACGCGTGAACATTCGGTCTATGTGCACAAGGATGCGCGCGGCCACGGCATTGGCAGGTTGTTGATGCTGTCCTTGATCGAACATGCCAACGCAGCCGGGGTGCATGTGATGATCGGCGCCATCGAGTCCGAAAACGTCGCTTCCATTCGCCTTCATGAAAAGCTCGGTTTCCGGGTCGCAGGCCAATATTCGGAAGTCGGCAAGAAATTCGGCAGATGGCTGGATCTCACCACGATGGAGCTCAGGGTTCCTTCATAA
- a CDS encoding rhodanese-like domain-containing protein, with protein sequence MSYVTEIPTAPAEIIIDHFSKRLSVETDCWDVFASMEKGEQDFVLLHVVGSPEVFAKRHVPGAIHLRHADMTEERMRAWPNDTVFVVYCAGPHCNGADRAALNLARLGRKVKIMIGGLAGWADEGFAFATG encoded by the coding sequence ATGAGCTATGTCACTGAAATACCTACGGCCCCGGCAGAGATCATTATCGACCATTTCTCCAAACGCCTTTCGGTGGAGACCGATTGTTGGGATGTGTTTGCATCCATGGAAAAGGGCGAGCAGGACTTCGTGCTTTTGCATGTCGTCGGTTCGCCGGAGGTATTTGCAAAGCGCCACGTGCCGGGCGCCATCCATCTTCGCCATGCAGATATGACGGAAGAGCGCATGCGGGCATGGCCGAACGATACGGTCTTTGTCGTCTATTGCGCCGGTCCGCATTGCAATGGGGCGGATAGGGCGGCTCTGAACCTTGCCCGACTCGGGCGAAAGGTGAAGATCATGATCGGCGGCCTGGCCGGTTGGGCGGATGAAGGCTTTGCCTTCGCGACAGGTTAA
- the bioB gene encoding biotin synthase BioB, translated as MTNASKEDGAIRHDWSVDEIAALYRLPLLELVGRADAVHRQYHDPNRVQKASLLSIKTGGCPENCAYCPQSAHHREVDLTRDLLMNPQKVLAMATTAKAAGAERFCMGAAWRQVRDGKEFDAVIEMVEGVRRLDMEACVTLGMLKPHQAERLAKAGLTAYNHNLDTSPEFYSRIITTRTYQDRLETLSTVRAAGIELCSGGIIGMGESIRDRAAMLQVLASFAPHPESVPINALVPVEGTPLAKRERIDPLELVRVVATARLVMPQSTVRLSAGRSSLSREAQILCLMAGANSIFYGDTLLTTPNAGIGEDAELLATIGPIDEAQERASAA; from the coding sequence ATGACTAACGCTTCGAAAGAGGATGGCGCGATCCGGCATGACTGGAGCGTCGACGAAATTGCCGCGCTCTATCGGCTTCCGCTGCTCGAACTCGTGGGCCGCGCCGATGCGGTCCACCGGCAGTATCACGACCCGAACCGTGTGCAGAAAGCGAGCCTCCTGTCGATCAAGACGGGCGGCTGTCCGGAAAATTGCGCCTACTGCCCGCAATCGGCTCATCATCGCGAGGTCGACCTCACCCGCGACCTGCTAATGAACCCTCAAAAGGTGCTGGCGATGGCAACGACGGCGAAAGCCGCTGGTGCGGAGCGCTTCTGTATGGGCGCTGCCTGGCGGCAGGTGCGTGACGGCAAGGAGTTCGATGCGGTCATCGAAATGGTGGAAGGCGTGCGCCGCCTCGACATGGAAGCCTGCGTCACGCTCGGCATGCTGAAACCGCACCAGGCCGAGCGCCTGGCCAAAGCGGGCTTGACCGCCTACAACCATAATCTCGATACCAGCCCGGAATTCTATAGCCGCATCATCACCACCCGCACTTACCAGGACCGGTTGGAGACGCTGTCCACCGTTCGCGCCGCAGGCATCGAACTGTGCAGCGGCGGCATTATCGGCATGGGCGAAAGCATTCGCGATCGCGCTGCGATGCTGCAGGTGCTGGCGAGCTTCGCGCCCCACCCGGAAAGCGTGCCGATCAACGCGCTGGTCCCCGTCGAAGGCACGCCGCTTGCCAAGCGGGAGCGGATTGATCCGCTGGAACTGGTCCGCGTGGTGGCGACAGCACGCCTCGTTATGCCGCAATCCACCGTGCGCTTGTCAGCCGGTCGATCAAGCCTGAGCCGAGAGGCACAAATCCTCTGCCTCATGGCAGGTGCCAACTCGATCTTCTATGGCGATACGCTGCTGACCACACCCAATGCCGGGATCGGCGAGGACGCTGAATTGCTCGCCACCATCGGGCCGATCGATGAAGCCCAGGAAAGAGCGTCGGCGGCGTAG
- the trhA gene encoding PAQR family membrane homeostasis protein TrhA — protein MSELWPFGRRYDLHEIVADGIVHGVGIAFALVGATALIFYVTLWGSLSAIAAAWIYALGLILCLSISFTYNIWPHSRAKWLLRRLDHSAIFILIAATYTPFLQRGIEDPLIALTLAGIWMAALGGIFLKCFYPGRYDRLAILLYLGMGWSGVMVAEPLSNHLAPITMWLIVIGGMIYSMGVIFHVWERLRFQNAIWHGFVVVAAAVHYSAVMTSFSLTPAIVS, from the coding sequence ATGAGCGAGCTTTGGCCATTTGGCCGCCGGTATGACCTTCATGAGATAGTGGCCGATGGCATCGTCCATGGCGTCGGCATAGCCTTTGCGCTTGTGGGGGCAACCGCGCTCATCTTCTACGTTACCCTTTGGGGCAGCCTCAGCGCGATCGCAGCGGCTTGGATTTACGCGCTCGGCCTTATTCTCTGTCTCTCCATTTCCTTCACCTACAATATCTGGCCGCATTCCCGGGCGAAGTGGCTGCTCCGCCGGCTCGACCATTCGGCAATTTTCATTCTGATTGCCGCCACTTACACGCCCTTTCTCCAGCGCGGGATTGAGGATCCTCTGATCGCGCTGACGCTGGCCGGAATCTGGATGGCGGCGCTGGGCGGCATTTTCCTCAAATGCTTTTATCCCGGACGATATGACCGGCTGGCCATCCTGCTTTATCTTGGCATGGGCTGGAGTGGCGTGATGGTGGCAGAGCCTTTGTCGAACCATCTGGCGCCGATCACCATGTGGCTGATCGTCATCGGCGGCATGATCTATTCGATGGGCGTGATCTTCCACGTATGGGAGCGGCTGCGGTTCCAGAATGCCATCTGGCACGGCTTCGTCGTGGTTGCTGCTGCGGTCCATTATTCGGCCGTCATGACGAGCTTCAGCCTTACGCCGGCGATCGTCTCCTGA
- the ftrA gene encoding transcriptional regulator FtrA yields MTNRSQPSSSPNRLVVALAYDGLCTFEFGVAVEVFGLARPEMGEDWYRFAVAAVDDGEMRATGGVRFVTDGGLELVEQAGTIIVPGWRGIDAPVPDALCAALRKAHGNGARLLTICSGVFVLAASGLLDGRRATTHWRYTKALEERYPAITVLPDVLYVDEGTVLTSAGSAAGIDLCLHLIRRDFDTKAANMVARRLVVPPHRDGGQAQFIDKAVPEPHEKARLGPLLDTMQADLTKTFTVAQLAAMAGMSARTLLRRFEAATGTTPAKWLLLQRLSKAKDLLETSTVTIEEIAESSGLGSAANLRHHFRQQFSTTPAAYRSRFSSTASARKSDSIFGKHDA; encoded by the coding sequence ATGACAAACCGTTCGCAACCGAGCAGCAGTCCAAACCGCCTCGTCGTGGCGCTCGCCTATGACGGGCTCTGCACCTTCGAATTTGGCGTTGCCGTGGAAGTCTTCGGTCTTGCTCGTCCTGAAATGGGAGAGGACTGGTATCGCTTCGCGGTAGCGGCCGTGGATGACGGCGAAATGCGCGCAACCGGTGGCGTCCGTTTCGTGACCGATGGCGGCCTGGAGCTTGTGGAGCAGGCGGGCACCATCATCGTGCCCGGCTGGCGCGGAATAGATGCCCCCGTTCCAGACGCGCTTTGCGCGGCATTGCGGAAGGCGCATGGGAATGGTGCAAGGCTGCTTACCATCTGTTCCGGCGTGTTCGTTCTGGCAGCAAGCGGGCTGCTCGACGGCAGACGCGCCACCACCCATTGGCGTTACACCAAGGCTCTGGAAGAGCGTTATCCGGCCATCACCGTTTTGCCGGATGTGCTCTATGTCGATGAAGGCACTGTCCTGACCTCCGCCGGCAGCGCGGCGGGCATCGATCTCTGTCTGCATTTGATCCGTCGCGACTTCGACACCAAGGCGGCCAATATGGTGGCGCGCCGGTTGGTCGTACCGCCGCATCGCGACGGCGGACAGGCGCAGTTCATCGACAAGGCCGTGCCGGAGCCGCATGAAAAGGCAAGGCTCGGGCCGCTGCTTGATACGATGCAGGCCGATCTCACCAAGACTTTCACGGTTGCGCAACTGGCGGCTATGGCAGGGATGAGTGCTCGGACACTGCTGCGCCGCTTCGAGGCGGCAACGGGCACCACGCCGGCGAAGTGGCTTTTGCTGCAGCGACTTTCAAAGGCCAAGGACTTGCTGGAGACATCGACGGTGACGATTGAGGAAATAGCCGAAAGCTCAGGGCTCGGCTCCGCCGCCAATCTGCGCCACCATTTCCGCCAGCAATTCTCCACCACGCCTGCTGCCTATCGCAGCCGCTTCAGCTCTACAGCATCGGCCCGAAAATCGGACTCGATTTTCGGAAAGCACGATGCGTAG